In one window of Zonotrichia leucophrys gambelii isolate GWCS_2022_RI unplaced genomic scaffold, RI_Zleu_2.0 Scaffold_1308_12566, whole genome shotgun sequence DNA:
- the LOC135442136 gene encoding zinc finger protein 436-like: MESREDKCPRQELVEEAVLSGSTAQEGNGEEKARRCRTRRGCKRSRRGCEGERAGLGREGGRRRRQSSELVLREQLRDGEKPHTCGECGKSFRSSSSMSKHQRIHSGEKPYECGECGKSFRWNCDLISHKRSHTGERPFECGECGKSFRWNCDLINHQRSHTGERPYICRECGQSFTRSCHLIQHQVIHTGERAFECSVCEKRFQTSFSLLRHFQSHTDEKPFQCPECGKQFRHNCTLIKHRRIHTGERPYECPQCGKRFSQSSNLTRHQRRHQ, from the coding sequence atggagagcagggaggacaaatgcccgcggcaggagctggtggaagAGGCCGTTTTGAGCGGCTCCACGGCGCAGGAAGGCAACGGGGAGGAAAAGGCGCGGAGATGCCGcacgaggaggggctgcaaacgcAGCCGGCGGGGatgtgagggggaaagagccGGCCTGGGCCGGGAAGGCGGCCGGAGACGGAGGCAGAGCTCGGAGCTGGTGCTCCGTGAGCAGCTCcgtgatggggagaagccccacacgtgcggggagtgtgggaagagcttcaggagcagctccagcatgaGCAagcaccagaggatccacagTGGGGAGAAGCCctatgagtgtggggagtgcgggaagagcttcaggtggAACTGCGACCTCATCAGCCACAAGAGgagccacactggggagaggccctttgagtgtggggagtgtgggaagagcttcaggtggAACTGCGACTTGATCAACCACCAGAGGAGCCACACTGGGGAACGGCCCTATATCTGTAGGGAGTGCGGGCAGAGCTTCACCCGGAGCTGCCACCTAATCCAGCATCAGGTGATCCACACCGGGGAACGGGCCTTCGAGTGTTCCGTGTGtgagaagaggtttcagaccagcttCTCTCTCCTCCGTCACTTTCAGAGTCACACAGACGAGAAGCCATTCCagtgccctgagtgtgggaagcaATTCAGGCACAATTGCACCCTCATCAAacaccggcgcatccacacgggggagaggccctacgagtgtccccagtgtgggaagagatTCTCACAGAGCTCTAATTTGACCCGACACCAACGAAGGCACCAATGA
- the LOC135442135 gene encoding zinc finger protein 135-like, protein MGEEQREEEEEEGQRRIEAERTDPRCGALPEFAAPHLWDHLPPHRAEQERSMESREDKCPRQELVAEAVLSGSTRRKATGEKARRCRTRRGCKRSRRGCEGERAGLGREGGRRRRQSSELVLREQLRDGEKPHTCGECGKSFRWNSGLIEHQRIHTGERPFECGECGKSFTQRGTLITHERTHTGERPFECGECGKSFTESSRLIVHQRIHTGERPFECSECGMRFSHRSTRNKHQRIHTGERPFECDKCRKRFQTRADLFRHFQTHTEEKPFQCPECGKGYKNKSNLITHQRIHTGERPFECDKCRKRFRTSTHLLQHYQTHTEERPFQCPDCGKGFRQNSHLIRHRRIHTGERPYECDKCRKRFRTSSYLLEHYRIHSEERPFRCPDCGKGFKYNSKLVRHRRIHTGERPYECPQCGKSFSHSSDLTQHQRRHH, encoded by the exons atgggagaggagcagcgggaggaagaggaagaggagggacaaaggCGGATCGAGGCTGAGCGGACGGATCCACGATGTGGAGCCCTGCCTGAATTCGCAGCCCCCCACCTGTGGGATCATCTCCCCCCGCATCGCGCCG agcaggagcggagcatggagagcagggaggacaaatgcccgcggcaggagctggtggcagaggCCGTTTTGAGCGGCTCCACGCGCAGGAAGGCAACGGGAGAAAAGGCGCGGAGATGCCGCACGAGGAGAGGCTGCAAACGCAGCCGGCGGGGatgtgagggggaaagagccGGCCTGGGGCGGGAAGGCGGCCGGAGACGGAGGCAGAGCTCGGAGCTGGTGCTCCGTGAGCAGCTCcgtgatggggagaagccccacacgtgcggggagtgtgggaagagcttcaggtggAACTCCGGACTGATCGAGCACCAGAGGattcacactggggagaggccctttgagtgtggggagtgtgggaagagcttcacccagCGCGGCACTCTGATCACGCACGAGAGGACCCACACGGGGGAGAGGCCCTttgagtgtggggagtgtgggaagagcttcacagAGAGCTCCAGACTGATCGtgcaccagaggatccacactggggaaaggCCTTTCGAGTGTTCCGAGTGTGGGATGCGCTTCAGCCACAGGTCCACCCGGAACAagcaccagaggatccacacaGGGGAGAGGCCCTTCGAGTGTGacaaatgcaggaagaggtttcagacccgCGCCGATCTCTTCCGCCACTTTCAGACTCACACAGAGGAGAAGCCCTTCCagtgccctgagtgtgggaaggggtACAAGAATAAGTCCAACCTCATCACCCACCAGCGtatccacactggggagaggcccttcgAGTGTGacaaatgcaggaagaggtttcGGACCAGCAcccatctcctccagcactATCAGactcacacagaggagagacCCTTCCAgtgccctgactgtgggaaaGGATTCAGGCAGAACTCCCACCTCATCaggcaccggcgcatccacacaggggagaggccctacgagtgtgataaatgcaggaagaggtttcGGACCAGCTCTTATCTCCTCGAGCACTATCGGATTCActcagaggagaggcccttccgctgccccgACTGCGGGAAGGGATTCAAGTACAACTCCAAACTCGTCaggcaccggcgcatccacactggggagaggccctacgagtgtccccagtgtgggaagagcttctcacACAGCTCTGACTTGACCCAACACCAACGTAGACACCACTAA